A window of Rufibacter sp. LB8 contains these coding sequences:
- a CDS encoding asparagine synthetase B, with product MKRLHRLICIALLWGAVAFSAQASYLLLPMDQSQKNHLKAYGVAFWALQRQVEVDWLLNYKGGSFAFKHGTELENELVVRGIGYQTISDAQYSQILTQISAPESNMDVMKLEKAPKIAVYSPKSKQPWDDAVTLVLTYAEIPYDLVYDPDILEDKLAKYDWLHLHHEDFTGQQGKFYAAFRNAPWYIEQKRESEAIAKRFGYAKVPELKSAVAQRIRDFCAGGGFMFAMCSATDTYDIALAAAGLDITEVMFDGDPADPQANQKLNFDNTFAFKDFTLVRDPFHPEFSNIDNQQIERGLRENNDFFQLFTYSAKWDPIPTMLTQNHEKTIKGFMGLTTGFKKKLIKSEVVVMGENKAIDEARYIHGTFGKGTWTFYGGHDPEDYQHFVEEEPTDLSLHPNSPGYRLILNNILFPAAKKKKQKT from the coding sequence ATGAAGCGCTTACACCGGTTGATTTGCATTGCCCTGCTGTGGGGAGCCGTGGCTTTTTCTGCGCAGGCCTCTTACCTGCTGCTGCCCATGGACCAGAGCCAGAAAAATCACTTAAAGGCCTACGGCGTGGCCTTTTGGGCGCTCCAACGGCAAGTGGAAGTAGATTGGCTCCTCAATTACAAGGGCGGGTCCTTCGCGTTTAAACATGGCACCGAGCTGGAGAACGAACTGGTGGTGCGCGGCATTGGCTACCAGACTATCTCAGACGCGCAGTACAGCCAGATTCTCACCCAGATTTCGGCGCCCGAGTCAAATATGGACGTGATGAAACTGGAGAAAGCGCCCAAAATTGCCGTGTACTCGCCCAAATCCAAGCAACCCTGGGATGATGCCGTGACCCTGGTGTTGACCTATGCCGAGATTCCCTATGATTTAGTTTATGACCCCGATATTCTGGAAGATAAACTGGCCAAGTATGACTGGCTGCACCTGCACCATGAGGATTTCACCGGCCAGCAGGGAAAATTCTACGCCGCCTTCCGGAACGCCCCCTGGTATATAGAGCAGAAGCGCGAGTCTGAGGCCATTGCCAAGCGCTTCGGTTATGCCAAGGTGCCCGAGCTCAAAAGCGCCGTGGCCCAGCGCATAAGAGATTTCTGCGCCGGCGGGGGTTTCATGTTCGCCATGTGCTCCGCCACTGACACCTATGACATTGCCCTGGCCGCCGCCGGGCTGGACATCACCGAGGTCATGTTTGACGGTGACCCCGCAGACCCGCAGGCCAACCAGAAACTAAACTTTGACAACACCTTCGCTTTCAAAGATTTCACGTTGGTGCGGGACCCTTTCCACCCCGAGTTCTCCAACATAGACAACCAGCAAATTGAGCGCGGGCTACGCGAGAACAATGATTTCTTCCAGCTTTTCACGTATTCGGCTAAGTGGGACCCCATTCCTACCATGCTCACCCAGAACCATGAAAAAACCATCAAAGGTTTCATGGGCCTCACCACCGGTTTCAAGAAAAAACTGATCAAGTCAGAAGTGGTGGTCATGGGCGAAAACAAAGCCATAGACGAAGCGCGTTACATTCACGGCACCTTCGGGAAAGGCACCTGGACGTTTTATGGCGGCCATGACCCTGAAGACTACCAGCACTTTGTGGAGGAAGAGCCCACAGACCTTTCGCTACATCCCAACTCGCCGGGCTACCGCCTGATTTTGAATAATATTTTGTTTCCAGCAGCCAAGAAGAAAAAGCAGAAAACGTGA
- a CDS encoding ABC transporter permease encodes MNLLENTKEGFRSIKSNLLRTVLTALIISIGIMSLVGILTAIEGIKYSVSSTFSTLGANSFDIEKKWDGGGQRDGRQRKVYPNITEFQARQYKNLMEGKARVSLSTFLAGGTTVKAGNIKTNPNISVLGGDENFLVNENIDLELGRPFSNTEHENGAPVAIIGEDVAKKLFPKGSPEGKNIQMLGRKFKVIGKIKSTGGGMGGGGNNQQIIIPLETATQIPTPSKPTYQIKSAILNDNSLPFAMEEAAGIMRKLRQDRLGQEDSFEITRSDSVEQTLNDITGYLKTGGFLVGFITLLGASIGLMNIMMVSVTERTREIGVRKALGATIKQIRLQFLIEAIVICVLGGVAGIFLGVLMGNVISAVIGAGEFFVPWLWMTVGMLICITVGLISGYYPAYKASKLDPIESLRYE; translated from the coding sequence ATGAATTTACTGGAAAACACCAAAGAAGGATTTAGGTCCATCAAAAGCAATTTACTCAGAACTGTTTTAACGGCCCTTATCATTTCCATTGGCATTATGTCATTGGTAGGTATTCTAACGGCTATTGAGGGAATCAAGTATTCTGTGTCCAGCACGTTTTCCACGCTGGGCGCCAATTCCTTTGACATAGAGAAAAAATGGGACGGCGGCGGACAACGCGACGGCCGCCAGCGCAAAGTGTACCCCAACATCACCGAGTTCCAGGCCCGGCAATACAAGAACCTGATGGAGGGCAAAGCGCGCGTGAGCCTTTCCACCTTTCTGGCCGGCGGCACCACTGTGAAAGCCGGAAACATTAAAACCAACCCCAACATCTCTGTATTGGGCGGCGACGAGAATTTTCTGGTGAATGAGAACATAGACCTGGAGCTGGGCCGTCCGTTTTCCAACACAGAACACGAGAACGGCGCGCCGGTGGCTATCATAGGCGAAGATGTGGCCAAGAAACTGTTCCCCAAAGGAAGCCCCGAGGGCAAGAATATTCAGATGCTGGGCCGCAAGTTTAAAGTGATTGGCAAGATCAAGAGCACCGGCGGCGGCATGGGCGGCGGAGGAAACAACCAACAGATTATTATTCCGCTGGAGACGGCCACCCAGATTCCCACGCCTTCCAAACCAACCTACCAGATCAAATCGGCTATACTCAATGACAACAGCCTGCCGTTCGCCATGGAAGAGGCGGCCGGCATTATGCGCAAGCTGCGGCAAGACCGTCTGGGCCAGGAAGATTCCTTTGAAATTACCCGTAGTGACTCTGTGGAGCAAACCCTGAATGACATTACAGGTTACCTGAAAACCGGCGGCTTTTTGGTGGGCTTCATCACGTTGCTGGGCGCATCCATCGGGCTTATGAACATCATGATGGTGTCTGTGACCGAGCGCACCCGCGAAATTGGCGTGCGTAAAGCCTTGGGCGCGACTATCAAACAAATCAGGCTGCAGTTCTTGATTGAAGCCATTGTGATTTGCGTGCTGGGCGGTGTGGCCGGTATTTTCCTGGGCGTGCTCATGGGCAACGTGATCTCGGCGGTTATTGGGGCAGGCGAGTTCTTCGTGCCCTGGCTCTGGATGACCGTGGGCATGCTCATCTGTATCACGGTAGGCCTCATCTCGGGCTATTACCCTGCCTACAAGGCCTCTAAGTTAGACCCTATTGAATCCCTTCGGTACGAGTAG